The DNA region tcaaaccctaaatagtTTGTTTGATAATCAAAAAGTTTCCTTTActgtatcaaatatcaaaattacacaaaatataaactacaaaACATTAATAAGCACATTCAagtcaataaaacaaaaaaaaaatcaaaatctaaagtcTAACCTTAAAAATCTACCACTAAGAGACATAACATGttacaaccttttgtttctaaaCTATGAACATTGTTTAACATATGGTTACCAATttagtatatattctttaaaattgttcagttatataaaattttaatatatttacttcatACTATCCATTATATTAATGATTAGTTAAAATCTatcacaataattatttttaaacaattttaaaacaaaatattagataaaattttggtgTAGACTACACATCAAGTCTACAAATTAGACTTCGCTGGAGGTCTAAAAATATGTAGACTTCCTTCTGTAGACTTCCAAAAGGATAGAAACGTAAATACCcctccgtttttttgtttgttcataaggACTAAATGGTATTTTCATCTTTCATTTAAGTTGGTTCTGCATTTGACTGAAATTGGGGTACACTAATGCATTTGACTTCAATATTTAGGTTGTTTTTAGCAATTCTCccatgattttattgatgattttggtaaagaatggttacaaggAATGTTCtctgatgattacaaagataatgagaatGTTACAAAGATAATGAAAGTATTGTGTTGAATAAGGGTTGAATGAATGTCCTTTTCTTGATTGATTccctctttaaatagcctcaggctccatttgatcgtcaccaactggttcccgagatctcctccgtgatttgagaGACTTGCAatagcttccctttgaccgggtcctgcgcctattcaCACGTCCACGAGCTGCCTCCTTTCCATGACCTCTCTGGTGAACATCCCTAcctcacagcctccggctctaACTTAGCtgcttttgaagatttattttgTGATGGGCCTGTCGCAGCCTGTTATCTTTTTCTCTTATTCATCGCtagctatcgggccatatttgggcccaacataAGCTCTAAATTTTTAATCTCATTATAAAACCTAAAGAtaacacaaaaaataatatgataaaaagaaaatacaacactaataataaattagaaaaacaaaaagaattttttttacatgAAGGTCCAAACCCTAAATATGCCCTAAACCCTAACTACATATCTCAAACCCTATATCTTAAATTccattttatacataaatcttcAACTTTAAACATTTCAATCCAAACACTCaaatatcatacaaaaatattcaactttaaaaattttaatacaaaCCCTACATATACCCCTAGCCCTACTtataaatccaaaccctatatTCTAATACCCTATACCCCATACTTAAACTCTacatacaaaattataaatccaatatttacaaacttatattataaactttaaatttaggCTCCAAGTATTTTAAAACTCATCATATACTTAATCCTAAATCTTAACCCTAACCCCTAAACCACATATCTCATTTTAACATATatcataaaacattaaatattgatttttaaataaatagtaattccataaataaattataatttcaaatacagaatttagattttaaatttaaattatgatatcaaataatttcaatcttaaataatttttatagtagttataaataaattagaagacaatttgtattgttttttctaAACCATTGATCGATTTGAATCAAAGGCCTACAATCACTCTTGcatctatcttcttctttttttctattggttTGACATGGATCACCTCTTATAACCTTGGATGATATTAAATCAACGGTCGAgattaactattattttaatattttttcttaacttttGTTTTCAGCGATTGAACAGATCTCGTCAGTTTCGTCGACAAGAAAAAGAACAGACCTCGTCTTCCTTAGAGAGAAGCAGAGAGAGAATATTGAAGAAATGGAGTTCGAGAATACGCGACGGCCGCTACCATGCATCGCttgtcaccaccaccaccatcgcTTCTTAGATCCGTCTTCACCGGAGTCGCCACCACCACTGTCATTTGCTTATCTCAGATCGTAAAGACTTTAtggtatttgttttttgtttgtgatGAAAGTCATAATCTTTAGGCAGTAACATGATGAATCAGTTAAGAACCGTTAATTTCGTTTCCTTCTGGTAACTAATTCGAGTTGCTATCAAGTTCTCTTTCTTTTCATAGCtgacttttgttttgtttacagaTCTATGGAGCAGGGAAGGAGAAGAAGTGGTGTTACAGAGCATTATCCGggtctctctctgtctctctctctctctctctctctctctctctctctctctctctctctctctctctctctctctctctctctctctctctctctctgttctgaTTCcggttttgattttcttttctcagTTTTAAAAAGGCGGAGTAGCTAAAGAAGGTTGATGGTGGTGGTTTCGGCGTCAACAATGGTGGTCTCGACACCAACAGTGGTGGTCTCGACACCAACAGTGGTGGTCTCGACGTCGTCAATGGTAGCTTAGTGCGGTGGAAGAAGCTGAATAACCTTTACTGTGGTGTTCTTGGCTGGTGGTCTCGGCCTCAAAGATGAAGAAACTGAAGTTGACGGCAAAAAGTTTAGACAtagggttaattttttttaggttAGGCTTTAGGTTTACATTTCTAAACTCGGGTTTTTGTAAACCGGAGTTTATTTGTAAACCAGAACTAAATTACTaaacaaattttgatttttaattataaattaattggtctatttaatttattcattatTCATAAAAATTATTGCTATTGTTGTTTACTTAACTATAGCATAAACGAAAACCGCTATTATAAGGGTCAGATCTATTATAACGGACGCTGTCAGAGCGGACAAGAAAACTCTATTATACATGACACATAGCGTTTTCCGTCTGCTATTACTACCCATATTTCCTGTAGTGGAAAAAGCCTACTTTTCAAACAGATTGTGGATGTTTTTCAGGGATACTAAGGAGACAGAAGAAgacatcaagaggatgtttcacCAAATCAGAGATAGTTTGAAGGAGAGGATCACACTGGAGAAGAAGAGCGATCCAGGGAAGTTCACAATACCATGCTCAGTAAGAGGTATTGAGTTCCCTCGTGCTCTCTGCGACACAAGATCAGGAGTTATCATCTTACCCAAgatcatggcagaccatctagGTCTGAAGATAGAGCCTACTGAAGAATCATTCATCTTCGTGGACTGTTCTCAGCAGAACTCTGGAGGCATAGTTCAAAATCTTGAGGTACAGATTGGTGATGCAATCATTCCTACTGACTTTCACGTCCTGGATGTCAAGCTCAACTTCAAGACATCTCTACTACTTGGAAGAACCTTCTTAGCCACAGTTGTAGCTGTTTGCGACCTAAAATCGAACAAGCTCTACCTAACCCTAATTGACCCTACCATCCACTACGATCCCGTTCAGGTCATCAAGCTTCCAAGGAAGGAGAGCCCATCACTCGTAGCAGCATGCTTTTGTTCACAAGAATATGATTCAATGgccgagtacgagacagagcaagatgtatcgaccgacagaggcCATATCCCATCGACCGATACAGTTCAACGCACTCGTCCGATGCACAAATCCTGGCATCGATCGATAAGCTATTCAAGGAGGCCGAAGAGGAGTTCCCAGACGGTGATTTCAAGATAGACAATTGGGATAACGATCATTACATCCCAACACTGGCTATTGACACTACTCAGGAGGAGCATGACGAAGATTATGAGGAAGAACGAGCTATAGAGTACAGATTTTttcgtgaagaagaagaagaagacatattTCCTTACCACATCTTCAAATTCAAGGCATCGATCGATAAAGGCCAACCTTCATCGACCGATACACACCAACCAAGATCGCTCAAACGGCCTTATCAACCATCGAGCGATACTACAGACTATGTATCACTCTACAcactgtgagggattaaactcacctcctgatttttaggtcaggttaaagtttaggaaaaggttagggaaagataacgcgggctgaatcccgtaataacttgttgaatgaacttcgatttgtattgatgatttgGATAAAGAGTGAttacaaaagatgatctttgatgattacaaagataatgagaatGTTAAAAATGAGAATGTTTTCAGAGTATCGTCTCCAATCCTGGTTGAATGAATGTCCTTTTCTTGATTGACttcctctttaaatagcctcaggctccatttgatcgtcaccaactggttcccgagatctcctccgtgatttgagggatttgcaacagctcccctttgaccgggtcctgcgcctacgtctacgagctgcctcttttccgtGACCCCTTTAATGAACATCtttagctcacagcctccggctcctGCTTAGCTGCCTTTAAAGATTGAATTCGCGATGGGCCtgtcgcggcccgttatcatttatTCGCTGTTAGCTATCAGgtcatattcgggcccaacagttgcccccaatTTTCGAGATTAGacttcgttattctcgggagctagacctagccgcccagcctagatcttcttgttgagataatgattactggctatctcaaccatatatATTCCTGCCTAATCGGACGGCTGTAGTTTTTCTTTGATTAGATCGACGGTTTAGATTAAGGAGAGTTTGAAATAtagtttccgattttcgagatgtgatgggatataaagctgcgaGTATTAATTGCTTGCCTCTCCACGCCTcccgacggtttccaaggtaacttctctcctctcctttattttactgtgtTTTCTTTCGTTGTTTTTTTTATCTGCTTCTTGATCGAACTAGTTCTTCACACTCAACCTCTTTTAGATATTTCATTCTTGCTCGACTTAGTGCGATTCCCATCTTTTTGCTtcctttttctcctttttcctTTACTACCATGAGTCAAAAGGAAGGTTCCGGCGAGGTTCAAATCTCTGCTTCCGGTGTTCATATTATGAAGGTTAGGCAGGAAGCCGGCAAAAAGATGAAGGacgccaagaagaagaaagctaaGGACTCAATCGGAGCGagagtcaagaggatgaagaagaaaggtggcaagagcgcctcctctggACCTCACTTTCCCTCGCTCTTGAAGAGTCAAGACGTCGTCAAGCTCACGGCAAGAGTGACCTAGCTAGAGCTTGTACCGAAGATGAAACCCCCGAAACTGTTCtggagggttggttctgtgtTCACGAGAAGTATATCTCTAAGTGTCATCTTAGGTTCCCTCTCCCCACCCTCTTGCTAGATCTCCTAGATCATTATCAACTGGCCCTTTCCCAACTTTGTCCCTCGGTCATCCGAGTGATAAATGGATTCATCACTAGGGCTAAGGAAGAAGGAGTCATCGTGGGGCTGACCGAGCTAATGAGTCTCTTCCTGATAAAGGAGAGCACTAACAAGGATGGCggaagcggtacctactacctcccTTGTCGTCCAGGGCTTGGCATCTTCAAGTTTACGGCCAGTGACGATGACTGGcgaaagaaatattttttatgtcaagatcgacccttcgacggttcctgtaggccgagacctcagggcctcttggtctgacatttctggttaggatCTTAGGGATATGTTTGTGTATTATTTTTGCTTATTGCGACTTGCTGACTTCTTTGATTCTTCTTGCAGAGATTGAGGACCCTGTCAAGTTATCCGGTAAACTTACCAGAGCTCTCTACAGGAAGCTGCAGCACAGCCCTAATACTTGGGGAGATTATACTACTTCGAGagttggatcagctaggttccctGAACGATACCAGGCTTCCTTTCCTGATTCACTCACAGTTGCTGGTCTAGACGGTAACCTTCCTTTATTGATTTCTAGTTTTGAATATTCGAATTTATATTTTGGGACTGAAGGTTCTCCTTATGGTTCAGTTCCTGAAGGTGAATCGATATTCTCAGTCTCGTCAGGAGCTAGTACCTCAGAAAGGACTCAGTCGCACAAGATGCCTATCCAGCCCTcgttccgttccaggggtagatcgactAAACCTGCCAGATCCTCTCGAGGAAGCGACAAGAATCAAGGAGGGTCCTTCCTCAGCACGGTGAAAGATGTCCTTGATgatggaggctctgctcctgccaAAGATACCAGTCGCTCCGAGCCCAAGGTTCAAGAAGTTGTCCCTCACCCTGAGGTCCCGGAGGTggaagctgatcctcaaatAGTGAAGGATACTCACGAGTTCGAGCCTCCGAGGAGGAAGAGGTCCAGGACcgaccaggttgacagaccttccaggtcctcttcctcttcctctagAGGAGGGACCGTCGGCTGGAACTTTACTCACTCGAATCCAGGATCAGTATTGGATGACTCATGGGGTTTGGCTACACTGATGAGGCACATGAAG from Raphanus sativus cultivar WK10039 chromosome 8, ASM80110v3, whole genome shotgun sequence includes:
- the LOC108820261 gene encoding uncharacterized protein LOC108820261 gives rise to the protein MSQKEGSGEVQISASGVHIMKVRQEAGKKMKDAKKKKAKDSIGARVKRMKKKGGKSASSGPHFPSLLKSQDVVKLTYISKCHLRFPLPTLLLDLLDHYQLALSQLCPSVIRVINGFITRAKEEGVIVGLTELMSLFLIKESTNKDGGSEIEDPVKLSGKLTRALYRKLQHSPNTWGDYTTSRVGSARFPERYQASFPDSLTVAGLDGSPYGSVPEGESIFSVSSGASTSERTQSHKMPIQPSFRSRGRSTKPARSSRGSDKNQGGSFLSTVKDVLDDGGSAPAKDTSRSEPKVQEVVPHPEVPEVEADPQIVKDTHEFEPPRRKRSRTDQVDRPSRSSSSSSRGGTVGWNFTHSNPGSVLDDSWGLATLMRHMKRTGCALPSITNLSNKEEYVDIAHCMGQLAGAINRAQFKFEETVHNAPNAGELAQVTELVRATKMELDQARVQVSELQAEVRRLGSKADIQQGTIESQAIDIQVKSRKIGELDAARKIAEYQVKELIASSQDNQKNKEAEKKFSKKKDEVDLLVYAQELQANTELLKDMLDNEIKSAEDEYTRLVAMMPEAVAAYEKAQVSDFSISKLPRPQLSESSAPVEATPGGDDKEMEEEVPDKEDDPVDKRAEKSSGDKEV
- the LOC108820718 gene encoding uncharacterized protein LOC108820718, producing MTHSVFRLLLLPIFPVVEKAYFSNRLWMFFRDTKETEEDIKRMFHQIRDSLKERITLEKKSDPGKFTIPCSVRGIEFPRALCDTRSGVIILPKIMADHLGLKIEPTEESFIFVDCSQQNSGGIVQNLEVQIGDAIIPTDFHVLDVKLNFKTSLLLGRTFLATVVAVCDLKSNKLYLTLIDPTIHYDPVQVIKLPRKESPSLVAACFCSQEYDSMAEYETEQDVSTDRGHIPSTDTVQRTRPMHKSWHRSISYSRRPKRSSQTVISR